A window of Flavobacteriales bacterium contains these coding sequences:
- a CDS encoding phosphosulfolactate synthase, whose product MNFTLPHIPERTVKPRESGVTMMMDKGLSVTEAEAFCEGSGLYTDLVKFGFGTSMVTPRLEDKLAVYKNAGLKCYFGGTLFEAFIARGKFDEYRKLLSKYKLEYAEVSDGSIVLDHDEKCKYIEILSKDFTVLSEVGSKEAGILISPARWIKMMTKEIEAGAWKVIAEGRESGTVGIFRPSGHAHTVLINRITAKVPAEKIMWEAPKKEQQVWFIKHFGANVNLGNIAPFEVIAMECLRLGLRGDTFFHFLPEEIVKKIKHPEKPKK is encoded by the coding sequence ATGAATTTTACATTACCACATATTCCGGAACGCACCGTTAAACCAAGAGAGAGCGGTGTAACAATGATGATGGACAAAGGTCTGTCGGTAACAGAAGCTGAAGCATTTTGCGAAGGATCGGGATTATATACCGACCTCGTTAAATTCGGATTCGGAACATCGATGGTTACTCCAAGGTTGGAGGACAAACTCGCTGTGTATAAAAATGCCGGATTAAAATGTTATTTCGGCGGAACCCTTTTTGAAGCATTTATTGCACGCGGAAAATTTGATGAGTACCGCAAATTGCTTAGCAAATACAAGTTGGAATATGCAGAGGTTTCGGATGGATCCATCGTTCTGGATCATGATGAAAAATGCAAATACATCGAAATCCTTTCGAAAGATTTTACGGTTCTCTCCGAAGTTGGATCGAAAGAGGCAGGGATTTTAATCAGTCCCGCCCGCTGGATTAAAATGATGACCAAAGAAATTGAAGCCGGTGCTTGGAAAGTGATTGCAGAAGGTCGTGAAAGTGGCACAGTAGGAATTTTTCGTCCGAGTGGTCATGCACACACGGTGCTCATCAATCGCATCACCGCAAAAGTTCCTGCAGAAAAAATCATGTGGGAAGCACCCAAAAAAGAACAACAAGTTTGGTTTATCAAGCATTTTGGTGCTAATGTAAACCTTGGAAATATTGCACCTTTCGAAGTGATTGCCATGGAATGTCTTCGTTTAGGATTACGTGGCGATACCTTCTTCCATTTTCTTCCGGAAGAAATCGTTAAAAAAATTAAGCACCCAGAAAAACCAAAAAAATGA